One Halobaculum roseum DNA segment encodes these proteins:
- a CDS encoding DUF7123 family protein — MTEYTDEEKRILAYLRDSVSRGEEYFRAKNIAEAIGLSAKQVGTRLPTLAEKAEEVDIEKWGRARSTTWRVELP; from the coding sequence ATGACGGAGTACACCGACGAGGAGAAGCGTATCCTCGCGTACCTGCGCGACAGCGTCTCCCGGGGGGAGGAGTACTTCCGGGCGAAGAACATCGCGGAGGCCATCGGCCTCTCCGCCAAACAGGTCGGCACCCGGCTCCCGACGCTCGCGGAGAAGGCCGAGGAGGTCGACATCGAGAAGTGGGGCCGCGCCCGCTCGACCACCTGGCGCGTCGAGCTTCCGTAG
- a CDS encoding carbon-nitrogen family hydrolase translates to MKLALAQIEVRTADRDGNLDRALSAVADAAERDADLVALPELWNVGYFAFEAYERGAEPLGGPTLTRLADAAREHDIAVLAGTIVEDLAESAAAGEDVPDDGGLANTAVLYDSDGTRRAVYRKHHLFGYESAETRLLTPGESLPVVDLLGFRVAVTTCYDLRFPEQFRALADEGADLVLVPSAWPYPRVEHWRTLPRARAIENLAYVATVNGSGSFEDADLLGRSTVYDPWGTTLASTGDESALVTADVEPERVERVREEFPALRDRRDY, encoded by the coding sequence ATGAAGCTCGCGCTCGCGCAGATCGAGGTCCGGACGGCCGACCGCGACGGCAACCTCGACCGGGCGCTCTCGGCCGTCGCCGACGCCGCCGAGCGCGACGCCGACCTGGTCGCGCTGCCGGAGCTGTGGAACGTCGGCTACTTCGCGTTCGAGGCGTACGAACGCGGCGCCGAGCCCCTGGGAGGGCCGACGCTGACCCGACTCGCCGACGCCGCGCGCGAACACGACATCGCGGTGCTGGCGGGAACGATCGTCGAGGACCTCGCCGAGAGCGCCGCGGCGGGCGAGGACGTCCCCGACGACGGGGGGCTCGCGAACACCGCCGTCCTGTACGACTCGGACGGAACCAGACGCGCGGTGTACCGCAAGCACCACCTCTTCGGCTACGAGTCGGCCGAGACGCGACTCCTGACGCCCGGCGAGTCGCTCCCGGTCGTCGACCTCCTCGGCTTCCGGGTCGCGGTGACGACGTGCTACGATCTCCGCTTCCCCGAGCAGTTCCGCGCGCTCGCGGACGAGGGCGCCGACCTCGTGCTCGTCCCCAGCGCGTGGCCGTACCCGCGCGTCGAGCACTGGCGGACGCTCCCGCGGGCGCGGGCCATCGAGAACCTCGCGTACGTCGCGACGGTGAACGGCTCGGGGAGCTTCGAGGACGCCGACCTCCTCGGCCGGTCGACCGTGTACGACCCGTGGGGGACGACGCTGGCGTCCACCGGCGACGAGTCCGCGCTCGTCACCGCCGATGTCGAGCCCGAGCGCGTCGAGCGCGTACGCGAGGAGTTCCCGGCGTTGCGCGACAGGCGGGACTACTGA
- a CDS encoding Gfo/Idh/MocA family protein: MFESTFADAGRRDWVDGDGDEGGDGGGSDGADATTRIATVGCGNYARSVSIPAMARGDYARPTVVVSGDADKRSALADDFGVTALDYDEYEAGAATDEYDAVYVATPNRLHLPHVETAAGHGKHVICEKPLEATVERAERLVAACEDAGVRLMTAYRMQIDPVVRRLREFVAAGGIGDLQRAVGDFTFPVLAGDAGPEQWRLDGRLAGGGALYDVGVYPLNTARFVAGDDPTAVSATVRSPDDAFHEVDQHVDFRVEFGAGDGGTGGGDGGTGSGNADGWVGNFSASFSGHPNTSLELLGTEGRIAVRSAFQPGADREVTVETTEGTMELAGLGADETVEEFDYFAHAVATGGDIEPDGADGLVDMRTLAAAQASARAGERIELER; the protein is encoded by the coding sequence ATGTTCGAGTCGACGTTCGCGGACGCGGGGCGGCGCGACTGGGTGGACGGCGACGGGGACGAGGGAGGAGACGGGGGCGGGAGCGACGGGGCCGACGCGACGACAAGGATCGCGACGGTCGGCTGCGGCAACTACGCGCGCTCGGTGTCGATCCCGGCGATGGCGCGCGGCGACTACGCGCGGCCGACGGTCGTCGTCAGCGGCGACGCGGACAAGCGCTCGGCGTTGGCCGACGACTTCGGCGTCACCGCCCTCGATTACGACGAGTACGAGGCGGGCGCGGCGACCGACGAGTACGACGCCGTCTACGTCGCCACCCCGAACCGGCTCCACCTCCCCCACGTCGAGACGGCCGCGGGCCACGGCAAGCACGTGATCTGCGAGAAGCCGCTGGAGGCGACCGTCGAGCGCGCCGAGCGGCTCGTCGCCGCCTGTGAGGACGCGGGCGTCCGGCTGATGACCGCCTATCGGATGCAGATCGACCCCGTGGTGCGGCGCCTGCGGGAGTTCGTCGCCGCCGGCGGCATCGGCGACCTCCAGCGCGCGGTCGGCGACTTCACCTTCCCGGTGCTGGCGGGCGACGCCGGTCCGGAGCAGTGGCGCCTCGACGGCCGCCTCGCGGGCGGGGGCGCGCTGTACGACGTGGGCGTGTACCCGCTCAACACCGCGCGGTTCGTCGCCGGCGACGACCCGACGGCCGTGTCGGCGACGGTCCGCTCGCCCGACGACGCCTTCCACGAGGTCGACCAGCACGTCGACTTCCGTGTCGAATTCGGCGCCGGCGACGGGGGAACGGGTGGCGGCGACGGGGGAACGGGGTCCGGCAACGCGGACGGCTGGGTCGGGAACTTCTCGGCGTCGTTCTCCGGCCACCCGAACACGTCGCTGGAGCTGCTGGGGACGGAGGGACGGATCGCGGTCCGGTCGGCGTTTCAGCCGGGCGCCGACCGAGAGGTGACCGTTGAGACGACCGAGGGGACGATGGAGCTCGCGGGCCTCGGCGCCGACGAGACGGTCGAGGAGTTCGACTACTTCGCGCACGCGGTCGCGACCGGCGGCGACATCGAGCCGGACGGGGCCGACGGGCTCGTCGACATGCGGACGCTTGCGGCGGCGCAGGCGTCGGCCCGCGCGGGAGAGCGGATCGAACTCGAACGGTAG
- a CDS encoding DUF7525 family protein, whose protein sequence is METETLESDKAIGVSLVFGAFAVVGAGFMLAGASQIVMAWGFALAMAAATLSVVALQAFDA, encoded by the coding sequence ATGGAAACCGAGACTCTCGAAAGCGACAAGGCGATCGGCGTTTCGCTGGTGTTCGGTGCGTTCGCCGTCGTCGGCGCGGGGTTCATGCTGGCGGGCGCCTCCCAGATCGTGATGGCCTGGGGGTTCGCGCTGGCGATGGCGGCGGCGACCCTCTCGGTCGTCGCGCTCCAGGCGTTCGACGCGTGA
- a CDS encoding SRPBCC family protein, whose protein sequence is MTVRVRREFVFDADPADVWAFISDPAKRAGAISVVDEYEVGDDGTATWHVRLPIPVIRSSIAVDTEEVRKEPPEYVKFVGKSRAFRVTGEHTVSETDDGRARLVNEFVVDGRVPGVESFFERKFGEELDNLQDALERELGLA, encoded by the coding sequence ATGACCGTGCGTGTACGCCGGGAGTTCGTCTTCGACGCGGACCCGGCCGACGTCTGGGCGTTCATCTCCGATCCGGCCAAGCGTGCCGGGGCGATCAGCGTCGTCGACGAGTATGAGGTCGGCGACGACGGAACCGCGACGTGGCACGTCCGCCTGCCGATCCCGGTGATCCGCTCCAGCATCGCCGTCGACACCGAGGAGGTGCGCAAGGAGCCGCCGGAGTACGTCAAGTTCGTCGGGAAGTCGCGGGCGTTCCGCGTGACCGGCGAACACACCGTCTCGGAGACCGACGACGGGCGCGCCCGCCTCGTCAACGAGTTCGTCGTCGACGGGCGCGTTCCGGGCGTCGAGTCGTTCTTCGAGCGCAAGTTCGGCGAGGAACTGGACAACCTGCAGGACGCCCTGGAGCGCGAGTTGGGGCTGGCATGA